Proteins encoded in a region of the Microbacterium neungamense genome:
- a CDS encoding LLM class flavin-dependent oxidoreductase — MRAFGFLSFGHYADVPGSVTRTAGDMLRQTIEIAEGADEIGVNGAYVRVHHWARQAASPMPLLAAMAARTSRIEVGTGVIDMRYENPLQLAEEAASLDLISGGRIALGISRGSPETALRGYEAFGYTDAEDVERGSVLAREKFDLFLRAIDGERIAPGDPRMVGPGKYLHIEPQSPTLREHIWWGSGSRATAEQTGRKGLNMMSSTLVTEATGQPFHELQREQIDLFRAAYAGAGHTGAPRVSVSRSVFPLVSDIDRAYFGLRSEESHDQIGIIDGLRSTFGKTYAAEPDVLIEQLRADEAVMAADTLMLTIPNQLGPDYNLHVLQAFAEHVAPALGWKPNTEGPVQGDPV; from the coding sequence ATGAGAGCTTTCGGATTCCTCTCCTTCGGGCACTACGCCGACGTGCCGGGTTCGGTCACGCGCACCGCCGGCGACATGCTGCGCCAGACCATCGAGATCGCGGAGGGCGCCGACGAGATCGGCGTGAACGGCGCCTACGTGCGGGTGCATCACTGGGCGCGCCAGGCGGCATCGCCGATGCCGCTGCTGGCCGCGATGGCCGCCCGCACCTCGCGGATCGAGGTGGGCACCGGGGTGATCGACATGCGGTACGAGAACCCGCTGCAGCTGGCCGAGGAGGCGGCATCCCTCGACCTCATCTCGGGCGGCCGGATCGCGCTCGGCATCAGCCGCGGCTCACCCGAGACCGCGCTGCGCGGCTACGAGGCCTTCGGATACACGGATGCCGAGGACGTCGAGCGCGGCAGCGTGCTCGCCCGGGAGAAGTTCGACCTGTTCCTTCGCGCGATCGACGGAGAGCGGATCGCGCCCGGCGACCCGCGCATGGTCGGCCCCGGGAAGTATCTGCACATCGAGCCGCAGTCGCCCACGCTGCGCGAGCACATCTGGTGGGGTTCGGGCAGCCGCGCGACCGCGGAGCAGACCGGCCGCAAGGGCTTGAACATGATGAGCTCGACGCTCGTCACCGAGGCGACCGGGCAGCCGTTCCACGAGCTGCAGCGTGAGCAGATCGATCTGTTCCGCGCCGCGTACGCCGGGGCCGGGCACACCGGCGCGCCGCGGGTGTCGGTGAGCCGCAGCGTGTTCCCGCTGGTGTCGGACATCGACCGGGCCTACTTCGGGCTGCGCTCGGAGGAGAGCCACGACCAGATCGGCATCATCGACGGCCTCCGGTCCACGTTCGGCAAGACCTACGCCGCCGAGCCGGATGTGCTCATCGAGCAGCTCCGCGCCGACGAGGCCGTGATGGCGGCGGACACCCTGATGCTGACCATTCCGAACCAGCTCGGACCGGACTACAACCTGCACGTGCTCCAGGCGTTCGCCGAGCACGTGGCGCCCGCGCTGGGCTGGAAGCCGAACACCGAGGGGCCGGTGCAGGGCGACCCGGTCTGA
- the exaC gene encoding acetaldehyde dehydrogenase ExaC: MTIVEESVSTAYAAPGQPGSIAQYRPRYGHYIGGEFVEPVKGQYFENISPVNGKPFCEVARGTAEDIDRAVDVAWKAFETWGRTSPAERAVILNRIADRIEENLERIAVAETWENGKPVRETLAADIPLAVDHFRYFAGVLRAQEGGISQLDENTVAYHFHEPLGVVGQIIPWNFPILMATWKLAPALAAGNCVVIKPAEQTPASIMFLFDIIGDLLPAGVVNIVNGFGIEAGAPLAQHKRIRKIAFTGETTTGRLIMQYASQNIIPVTLELGGKSPNVFFEDVAASTADPFYDKALEGFTLFALNQGEVCTCPSRALIQRSIYDSFLSDGLERVSRIKQGNPLDPETMIGAQASNDQLEKILSYIAIGKEGGAKLLAGGERADLGGDLSEGYYVTPTVFEGTNDMRIFQEEIFGPVLSVTSFSTFDEAISIANDTLYGLGAGVWSRNGDTAYRAGRAIQAGRVWTNTYHQYPAHAAFGGYKQSGVGRENHRMMLEHYQQTKNLLVSYAEGPMGFF; the protein is encoded by the coding sequence ATGACCATCGTCGAAGAGAGTGTGTCGACCGCGTACGCCGCCCCCGGGCAGCCCGGGTCGATCGCCCAGTACCGTCCGCGATACGGCCATTACATCGGCGGCGAGTTCGTCGAGCCGGTGAAGGGCCAGTACTTCGAGAACATCAGCCCGGTCAACGGCAAGCCGTTCTGCGAGGTCGCCCGCGGCACCGCCGAGGACATCGACCGCGCCGTCGATGTCGCCTGGAAGGCGTTCGAGACGTGGGGGAGGACCAGCCCCGCGGAGCGGGCCGTCATCCTGAACCGCATCGCCGACCGCATCGAGGAGAACCTGGAGCGGATCGCGGTCGCCGAGACGTGGGAGAACGGCAAGCCGGTGCGCGAGACGCTCGCCGCCGACATCCCGCTCGCCGTCGACCACTTCCGCTACTTCGCCGGCGTTCTCCGCGCCCAGGAGGGCGGGATCAGCCAGCTCGACGAGAACACGGTGGCGTACCACTTCCACGAGCCGCTCGGCGTCGTCGGGCAGATCATCCCGTGGAACTTCCCGATCCTGATGGCGACGTGGAAGCTGGCCCCGGCGCTCGCCGCGGGCAACTGCGTGGTCATCAAGCCGGCCGAGCAGACGCCGGCATCCATCATGTTCCTGTTCGACATCATCGGCGACCTGCTCCCCGCGGGTGTGGTGAACATCGTGAACGGGTTCGGGATCGAGGCGGGGGCACCGCTGGCGCAGCACAAGCGCATCCGCAAGATCGCGTTCACCGGCGAGACCACGACCGGCCGACTGATCATGCAGTACGCGTCGCAGAACATCATCCCGGTCACCCTGGAGCTCGGCGGCAAGAGCCCGAACGTCTTCTTCGAGGACGTCGCCGCCTCCACCGCCGATCCGTTCTACGACAAGGCTCTCGAGGGCTTCACCCTGTTCGCGCTGAACCAGGGTGAGGTGTGCACGTGCCCGTCGCGCGCGCTCATCCAGCGGTCGATCTACGACTCGTTCCTCTCCGACGGGCTCGAGCGCGTCTCGCGCATCAAGCAGGGCAACCCGCTCGACCCGGAGACCATGATCGGGGCGCAGGCGTCCAACGATCAGCTGGAGAAGATCCTGTCGTACATCGCCATCGGCAAGGAAGGCGGCGCGAAGCTGCTCGCGGGCGGGGAGCGCGCCGACCTCGGCGGCGACCTCAGTGAGGGCTACTACGTGACCCCGACGGTGTTCGAGGGCACGAACGACATGCGCATCTTCCAGGAGGAGATCTTCGGCCCGGTGCTGTCGGTGACGAGCTTCAGCACCTTCGACGAGGCCATCTCGATCGCCAACGACACGCTGTACGGGCTCGGCGCCGGAGTGTGGAGCCGCAACGGCGACACCGCCTACCGCGCCGGACGGGCCATCCAGGCCGGCCGCGTCTGGACGAACACCTACCACCAGTACCCCGCGCACGCCGCGTTCGGCGGGTACAAGCAGTCGGGTGTGGGCCGCGAGAACCACCGGATGATGCTCGAGCACTACCAGCAGACGAAGAACCTGCTGGTGTCGTACGCCGAAGGTCCGATGGGCTTCTTCTGA
- a CDS encoding DUF3137 domain-containing protein gives MHPQPPAVPFDARPLTEPVDPRAVAEFAREMRRRTPPSTAGVVFTVIAAVFVVAVALPVVGAMTVVLATVLSHGGDLSALAVVPILLLALTIVGGAVFGVLSWRRRREQRYRIARFAAANNMVYEDRIADPQLPGMIFQHGSGRMSTSLVRGFHPRFVEFGNYQYTVKHGKSSTTYHWGYVAVRLDVPLPNIVLDAVGNNTLGSNLPASFSKDQRLSLEGDFDRYFTLYCPRGYEQDALYLFTPDIMARFIDHAAELDVEIVDDWMFLYMRRPVSTTDPATWAWLFGIVGALMTKFDQWARWRDERLRAAQASAPPASTDAGPQKPLPFAPPAGMITPPPPGVAPEGRRLKKSTSWVTILVFILMIVGWVWMQLDH, from the coding sequence ATGCATCCGCAGCCGCCCGCCGTCCCCTTCGACGCCCGTCCGCTGACCGAACCGGTCGATCCGCGGGCGGTCGCCGAGTTCGCGCGGGAGATGAGGCGGCGCACCCCGCCGTCCACCGCGGGGGTGGTGTTCACCGTCATCGCCGCGGTGTTCGTGGTCGCGGTCGCCCTGCCGGTCGTCGGCGCCATGACCGTGGTGCTCGCCACCGTCCTCAGCCACGGCGGCGACCTCTCCGCGCTCGCCGTGGTGCCGATCCTGCTCCTCGCACTGACGATCGTCGGGGGCGCCGTGTTCGGGGTCCTCTCCTGGCGCCGACGGCGGGAGCAGCGCTACCGGATCGCCCGGTTCGCCGCCGCGAACAACATGGTCTACGAGGACCGGATCGCCGATCCGCAGCTGCCGGGCATGATCTTCCAGCACGGCTCGGGACGGATGTCGACCTCGCTGGTCCGCGGGTTCCACCCGCGCTTCGTGGAGTTCGGGAACTACCAGTACACGGTGAAGCACGGCAAGAGCTCGACCACGTACCACTGGGGCTATGTGGCGGTGAGGCTCGACGTTCCGCTGCCGAACATCGTCCTCGACGCGGTCGGCAACAACACCCTCGGCTCCAACCTGCCGGCCTCCTTCTCCAAGGATCAGCGTCTCTCGCTCGAGGGCGACTTCGACCGGTACTTCACGCTGTACTGCCCGCGCGGCTACGAGCAGGACGCCCTCTACCTGTTCACGCCCGACATCATGGCGCGCTTCATCGACCACGCCGCCGAGCTCGACGTCGAGATCGTGGACGACTGGATGTTCCTCTACATGCGCCGCCCGGTGTCCACCACCGACCCGGCGACCTGGGCGTGGCTGTTCGGGATCGTCGGGGCGCTGATGACCAAGTTCGATCAATGGGCGCGGTGGCGGGACGAGCGTCTGCGTGCGGCCCAGGCATCCGCCCCTCCCGCGTCGACAGATGCCGGGCCGCAGAAGCCCCTGCCGTTCGCACCGCCCGCCGGCATGATCACGCCGCCCCCTCCCGGGGTCGCGCCGGAAGGGCGGCGGCTGAAGAAGAGCACCTCGTGGGTCACGATCCTGGTGTTCATCCTCATGATCGTCGGCTGGGTGTGGATGCAGTTAGACCACTGA
- a CDS encoding DUF779 domain-containing protein yields MVSIGAYQRVDVTDAAASLIRDLTAQHGPLMFHQSGGCCDGSSPMCYPVGMFLVGPSDVLLGRLEIEGIDPIEVYMSEAQFEYWKYTHLTIDVVEGRGAGFSVEGPTGKRFLIRSRMLDEAELEHFGLRDRTGLHHGTGVSGLTASTPSRRS; encoded by the coding sequence ATGGTCAGCATCGGCGCCTATCAGCGGGTCGACGTGACGGATGCCGCGGCATCCCTCATCCGCGACCTGACCGCGCAGCACGGGCCGCTCATGTTCCACCAGTCCGGTGGATGCTGCGACGGGTCGTCCCCGATGTGCTACCCGGTCGGGATGTTCCTCGTCGGGCCGAGCGACGTGCTGCTCGGCCGTCTCGAGATCGAGGGGATCGACCCGATCGAGGTCTACATGTCGGAGGCGCAGTTCGAGTACTGGAAGTACACGCACCTCACCATCGACGTCGTCGAGGGGCGCGGTGCCGGGTTCAGCGTCGAGGGCCCGACCGGCAAGCGGTTCCTCATCCGCTCCCGGATGCTCGACGAGGCCGAGCTGGAGCACTTCGGGCTCCGCGACCGAACCGGGCTCCATCACGGAACCGGAGTCAGTGGTCTAACTGCATCCACACCCAGCCGACGATCATGA
- a CDS encoding GAF domain-containing protein has translation MASPWSSSRDISPEASRLLIERAHEELVAGNFEDSRLQQVRPLVRASWERAWRSRVGAEGLPPLDFTREALEEYRRGHPLAGAMDLIRNLLLPGSAEDSGVIVAVGDHAGRLLWVEGDLRQRVLSGDMGFVEGANWSEASVGTAAPGTAIALGESVQIHQAEHYNRLVQPWSCTAAPVFDPETRRILGVIDVTGGSEAVTPQARMLVDATVRAVEAELLVARLRARAEAPGTTAPRAGGRRHQEPERAMLQVLGRDRARLEVAASDGETVIELSARHAEILLMLAVHRQGVSAERLSELVYGEDASPDTLRPEMVRLRKVLERLSPQLVPQSRPYRLAMPLETDAQNVLSLLDRGAHRVALSAYPGPVLPDSVAPGVEEFRQTVQATLRETMLTEASVDVLLAYADIPEGAEDLEVLRLCLEMLPARSPKRAGLVSRIQRLGG, from the coding sequence GTGGCATCCCCGTGGTCCTCGTCCCGCGACATCTCGCCCGAGGCGTCGCGCCTGCTGATCGAGCGCGCGCACGAGGAGCTGGTCGCGGGCAACTTCGAGGACAGCCGCCTGCAGCAGGTGCGTCCGCTCGTCCGCGCCTCCTGGGAGCGGGCGTGGCGCAGTCGCGTCGGCGCCGAGGGCCTGCCGCCGCTCGACTTCACCCGCGAGGCGCTCGAGGAGTACCGCCGCGGGCATCCGCTGGCCGGCGCCATGGACCTCATCCGAAACCTGCTGCTGCCCGGCTCCGCCGAGGACTCCGGCGTCATCGTCGCGGTCGGCGACCACGCCGGCCGGCTGCTGTGGGTGGAGGGCGATCTGCGGCAGCGGGTGCTCTCCGGCGACATGGGCTTCGTCGAGGGGGCGAACTGGTCGGAGGCGTCGGTGGGCACCGCCGCGCCCGGCACCGCGATCGCGCTCGGCGAGTCGGTGCAGATCCACCAGGCCGAGCACTACAACCGGCTCGTGCAGCCGTGGTCCTGCACCGCGGCACCGGTGTTCGACCCGGAGACCCGGCGCATCCTCGGCGTCATCGACGTCACCGGCGGCAGCGAGGCCGTCACGCCGCAGGCGCGGATGCTGGTGGACGCCACCGTCCGCGCGGTCGAGGCCGAACTCCTCGTCGCCCGGCTCCGCGCCCGCGCCGAGGCGCCCGGAACGACCGCCCCCCGCGCCGGCGGGCGCCGCCACCAGGAGCCGGAACGTGCGATGCTCCAGGTGCTCGGGCGCGACCGCGCACGCCTCGAGGTCGCGGCATCCGACGGCGAGACGGTGATCGAGCTCAGCGCCCGGCACGCCGAGATCCTGCTCATGCTCGCCGTGCATCGCCAGGGCGTGTCGGCGGAGCGGCTGAGCGAGCTGGTCTACGGCGAGGACGCGTCGCCGGACACGCTGCGGCCAGAGATGGTCCGGCTGCGGAAGGTGCTCGAGCGGCTGTCTCCGCAGCTGGTGCCGCAGTCGCGCCCCTACCGGCTCGCGATGCCGCTGGAGACGGATGCCCAGAACGTGCTGTCCCTGCTCGACCGCGGTGCCCACCGGGTGGCGCTGTCGGCGTACCCGGGCCCGGTGCTGCCCGACTCGGTCGCGCCCGGCGTGGAGGAGTTCCGGCAGACGGTGCAGGCCACCCTGCGCGAGACGATGCTGACCGAGGCGAGCGTGGACGTGCTGCTCGCCTACGCCGACATCCCGGAGGGCGCCGAGGACCTCGAGGTGCTGCGGCTGTGCCTGGAGATGCTGCCCGCGCGCTCGCCGAAGCGCGCCGGGCTGGTCAGCCGCATCCAGCGCCTCGGCGGCTGA
- a CDS encoding CCA tRNA nucleotidyltransferase, with protein sequence MLNMADGLARLGALAENPVVATLSRAFADAGFELAIVGGPVRDALLGRVTHDLDFTTDARPDDILRIVTPISTAQWDIGRAFGTIGARVQGEQVEITTYRADSYDGVTRKPVVEFGDSIEGDLLRRDFTVNAMALRVPDIKLVDPAGGVEDLLAGTLRTPIDPEVSFGDDPLRMLRAARFSAQLGFGVEEATERAIEKLRGTLSIVSPERIQGELVRVMQTDDPVRGIRVLVETGLIEEFLPEVSALRLEVDEHHHHKDVYEHSLTVVRQAIELEHRRNPGAAPDVPLRLAALLHDIGKPRTRKLEPGGGVTFHHHDVVGGRMARKRMQALRFDGETTDAVAKLIELHLRFFGYAEGAWTDSAVRRYVRDAGDLLERLHILVRADVTTRNRRKAARLAAAYDDIERRIVELREQEELDSIRPELDGNRIQEILGIPPGREVGEAYRFLLDLRLDEGVIGPDAAEQRLREWWAARG encoded by the coding sequence ATGCTCAACATGGCCGACGGCCTCGCCCGTCTCGGCGCGCTCGCCGAGAACCCGGTCGTCGCCACCCTCTCGCGGGCGTTCGCGGATGCCGGCTTCGAGCTGGCGATCGTCGGCGGTCCGGTGCGCGACGCCCTGCTCGGCCGGGTGACGCACGACCTCGACTTCACCACGGATGCCCGTCCCGACGACATCCTGCGGATCGTCACCCCGATCTCCACCGCGCAGTGGGACATCGGGCGGGCGTTCGGCACGATCGGCGCGCGGGTCCAGGGCGAGCAGGTCGAGATCACCACCTACCGCGCCGACAGCTACGACGGCGTCACCCGCAAGCCGGTCGTCGAGTTCGGCGACAGCATCGAGGGCGACCTGCTCCGTCGCGACTTCACCGTGAACGCGATGGCCCTCCGGGTTCCCGACATCAAGCTGGTCGACCCGGCCGGCGGCGTCGAGGACCTCCTCGCCGGCACCCTGCGCACCCCGATCGATCCCGAGGTCAGCTTCGGCGACGACCCGCTGCGGATGCTGCGCGCGGCGCGCTTCAGCGCCCAGCTCGGCTTCGGCGTCGAGGAGGCCACCGAGCGCGCGATCGAGAAGCTGCGCGGGACGCTGAGCATCGTCAGTCCGGAGCGGATCCAGGGCGAGCTCGTGCGGGTGATGCAGACGGACGACCCGGTCCGCGGCATCCGCGTGCTGGTCGAGACCGGGCTGATCGAGGAGTTCCTCCCGGAGGTCAGCGCCCTGCGTCTCGAGGTCGACGAGCATCACCACCACAAGGACGTCTACGAGCACTCGCTCACCGTGGTGCGCCAGGCGATCGAGCTCGAGCACCGGCGCAACCCGGGCGCGGCCCCCGACGTGCCGCTGCGCTTGGCCGCGCTGCTGCACGACATCGGCAAGCCGCGCACCCGCAAGCTCGAGCCCGGCGGCGGCGTCACCTTCCACCATCACGACGTCGTCGGCGGCCGGATGGCCCGCAAGCGGATGCAGGCGCTGCGGTTCGACGGCGAGACGACGGATGCCGTGGCGAAGCTCATCGAACTGCACCTGCGCTTCTTCGGCTACGCGGAGGGCGCCTGGACCGACAGCGCCGTGCGCCGGTACGTGCGCGACGCCGGGGATCTGCTCGAGCGGCTGCACATCCTGGTCCGCGCTGACGTCACCACCCGCAACCGCCGCAAAGCCGCCCGGCTCGCTGCGGCCTACGACGACATCGAGCGCCGGATCGTCGAGCTGCGCGAGCAGGAGGAGCTGGACAGCATCCGCCCCGAACTCGACGGCAACCGGATCCAGGAGATCCTCGGCATCCCGCCGGGGCGCGAGGTCGGCGAGGCGTACCGCTTCCTGCTCGATCTGCGGCTCGACGAGGGCGTCATCGGCCCGGACGCCGCCGAGCAGCGGCTCCGGGAGTGGTGGGCCGCCCGCGGCTGA
- a CDS encoding DUF7059 domain-containing protein has protein sequence MTAVPDRAQPRPDERLALALAADLDACDFRSDPLRRLWGAEADDALARGLREPILRALALRDDPLPTLGRLFVLGMPQPLAAVERALQRLGVDGLTALGLARIDGAKVVPLAVIRPQSFVDADGVGEWWVASDLDEVALGCALPADHVLGVGGASRTLAEILVPITVDRALDLGTGCGIQALLVSRRAGTVVATDVSERALAYAAFNAQLNGVRNIEFRHGSMFEPVAGEAFDLVVSNPPFVITPRASGVPNYEYRDGGLVGDALVERFVREVPAHLAPGGIAQLLGNWESRAEGASRTIDASAGAASGLNRVATWVADDLDAWVVEREELSPLAYAELWIRDGGMLPRDPGFVTLLTAWLDDFAERGVTAVGFGYILLRRPTATDAAPLRRFEHVAQPVSGVGRALRDGLAAHDLLASGIPFVLHVAADVTEARHHLPGEDDPSVIELRQGGGFARTVPVDPALAAFVGACDGELTVSQIAAALAELFDVPLPELWADLEPRIRTLMLDGILVPAS, from the coding sequence GTGACGGCCGTGCCGGACCGTGCTCAGCCCCGCCCCGACGAACGGCTCGCCCTCGCGCTCGCCGCCGATCTCGACGCGTGCGACTTCCGCTCCGATCCGCTTCGCCGACTGTGGGGCGCGGAGGCCGACGACGCGCTCGCCCGCGGACTGCGCGAGCCGATCCTGCGGGCGCTGGCGCTGCGCGACGATCCGCTGCCGACCCTGGGTCGGCTGTTCGTGCTCGGCATGCCGCAACCGCTCGCCGCGGTGGAGCGCGCCCTGCAGCGGCTGGGCGTCGACGGGCTCACCGCCCTGGGTCTGGCGCGCATCGACGGCGCGAAGGTGGTGCCACTGGCGGTGATCCGGCCGCAGTCTTTCGTGGACGCCGACGGCGTGGGCGAATGGTGGGTCGCGAGCGATCTCGACGAGGTCGCGCTGGGGTGTGCGCTGCCGGCGGACCACGTCCTCGGCGTCGGCGGCGCCTCGCGCACGCTCGCCGAGATCCTCGTGCCGATCACAGTGGATCGCGCCCTCGATCTCGGCACCGGATGCGGCATCCAGGCCCTCCTCGTCTCCCGGCGTGCCGGCACGGTGGTGGCGACCGACGTCTCCGAGCGCGCTCTCGCATACGCCGCGTTCAACGCGCAGCTGAACGGGGTGCGGAACATCGAGTTCCGGCACGGCAGCATGTTCGAGCCGGTGGCCGGGGAGGCGTTCGACCTCGTCGTGTCGAATCCGCCGTTCGTGATCACGCCGCGGGCATCCGGCGTGCCGAACTACGAGTACCGCGACGGCGGGCTCGTCGGGGACGCCCTCGTCGAGCGGTTCGTCCGCGAGGTGCCCGCGCACCTGGCTCCCGGCGGCATCGCGCAGCTGCTCGGCAACTGGGAGTCGCGTGCGGAGGGGGCTTCGAGGACGATCGACGCTTCGGCGGGCGCCGCGTCCGGGCTGAACCGCGTCGCGACCTGGGTCGCCGACGATCTGGACGCCTGGGTGGTCGAGCGCGAGGAGCTGTCGCCGCTGGCGTACGCCGAGCTCTGGATCCGCGACGGCGGCATGCTGCCGCGCGACCCGGGTTTCGTCACCCTGCTCACCGCCTGGCTGGACGACTTCGCCGAGCGCGGCGTCACCGCGGTCGGCTTCGGCTACATCCTCCTTCGCCGCCCCACCGCGACGGATGCCGCGCCGTTGCGGCGCTTCGAGCACGTCGCCCAGCCGGTGTCGGGCGTCGGACGGGCGCTTCGCGACGGCCTCGCCGCTCACGACCTCCTCGCCTCGGGCATCCCGTTCGTGCTGCACGTCGCGGCGGACGTGACCGAGGCCCGCCACCACCTGCCGGGGGAGGACGACCCGAGCGTCATCGAGCTGCGCCAGGGCGGCGGCTTCGCGCGCACGGTGCCGGTGGACCCCGCGCTGGCCGCCTTCGTCGGAGCGTGCGACGGCGAGCTCACCGTGTCGCAGATCGCCGCGGCGCTCGCGGAGCTGTTCGACGTGCCGCTGCCCGAACTGTGGGCGGATCTCGAGCCCCGCATCCGCACCCTCATGCTCGACGGGATCCTCGTCCCGGCATCCTGA
- a CDS encoding DUF6049 family protein: protein MTATIPRSGLRTRAQRLLSRLAAVLVVGGIVFGGTPAVAATEEDETADAATAQMHLNAGTTVTAGAPLLATVTLETPAGTTLSAGSIRLEISRTPLADGAALDAWLDEGSTDARLDAVADQPTAAVAEGSTSSSSIVVSTADLGLSAPGVYPVRATLTGSTADGEGDPMPAELTATTVVTVPPAAAPAVAVMVPITATPEDGSLLTADEVAELTEPEGALTQQLDAVSGTSAVIAVDPAIAASVRRLGTRAPASAVDWLARLEALPNETFTLLFADADATVQAQTGRPALLEPGDLTALLDPADFASASPTPTPSPSATPGTDADDPALPDAAELTAIRGADPGILWPTADVTDGDLAAFGAYLGDQVATVLPSTSVDGYAGGHAAVGARELLVTDARASARLSAAVEETEDAVRDRDLAAAAGHLFFASGSGAPVLVGLDRSETRTAEALRAALTSIATPGAGLAAVRSAAPAAVTLTGEPDAERQAALTALLEDEQKLVPFSSVLEEPELMLVPERIRILRLTGVGPTDEELAVALQTHRESTRATLGAVSIQKPSAIQLFTAAAPLPVWVRNDLPWPVRVTLTTQPSDPRLKVQRTTEVKALAASNTRVTVPVEARVASGELRVEFRLHSPTGVPIDVPQSARVTLRADWEGIGLVVLGGIIVVLLGLGVLRTVLRKRREARQAEEPAPGNPPGT from the coding sequence ATGACCGCGACCATCCCCCGATCCGGCCTGCGCACGCGCGCGCAGCGGCTGCTGAGCCGCCTCGCGGCGGTGCTTGTCGTCGGCGGGATCGTGTTCGGCGGCACCCCGGCGGTCGCCGCGACCGAGGAGGACGAGACCGCGGATGCTGCGACGGCGCAGATGCACCTGAACGCCGGCACCACGGTCACCGCCGGAGCGCCGCTGCTCGCCACGGTCACGCTCGAGACGCCGGCCGGCACGACGCTCAGCGCGGGCAGCATCCGGCTCGAGATCTCCCGCACCCCGCTCGCCGATGGCGCCGCCCTCGACGCCTGGCTCGACGAAGGGTCGACGGATGCCCGGCTCGACGCCGTCGCCGACCAGCCGACCGCCGCGGTGGCGGAGGGGTCGACCTCGTCCTCGAGCATCGTGGTGTCGACGGCCGACCTCGGCCTCAGCGCACCCGGCGTGTACCCGGTGCGCGCGACGCTCACCGGGTCGACGGCCGACGGCGAGGGCGATCCCATGCCCGCGGAGCTGACCGCCACCACGGTCGTCACCGTGCCTCCGGCCGCCGCGCCCGCCGTTGCGGTGATGGTGCCGATCACGGCCACGCCCGAGGACGGCTCGCTGCTCACCGCGGACGAGGTCGCCGAGCTCACCGAGCCGGAGGGCGCGCTGACCCAGCAGCTGGACGCGGTGAGCGGCACGAGCGCCGTCATCGCGGTGGACCCGGCGATCGCGGCATCCGTCCGTCGGCTCGGCACGCGCGCACCGGCGTCGGCCGTCGACTGGCTGGCCCGGCTGGAGGCCCTGCCGAACGAGACGTTCACGCTGCTCTTCGCCGATGCGGATGCCACGGTGCAGGCGCAGACCGGCCGGCCCGCGCTCCTCGAGCCCGGCGACCTCACGGCGCTGCTCGACCCCGCCGACTTCGCCTCCGCATCGCCGACCCCGACGCCGTCGCCCTCCGCGACGCCGGGGACGGATGCCGACGACCCGGCGCTGCCGGACGCCGCCGAGCTCACCGCCATCCGCGGCGCGGACCCCGGCATCCTGTGGCCCACGGCCGACGTGACCGACGGCGATCTGGCCGCCTTCGGCGCGTACCTCGGCGACCAGGTCGCCACGGTGCTGCCGTCCACGTCCGTGGACGGGTATGCGGGCGGGCACGCCGCGGTGGGCGCGCGCGAGCTGCTGGTGACGGATGCCCGGGCCTCGGCCCGGCTCTCCGCCGCGGTGGAGGAGACGGAGGATGCCGTGCGCGACCGCGATCTGGCCGCCGCCGCCGGGCATCTCTTCTTCGCCTCCGGTTCCGGGGCACCGGTGCTGGTCGGCCTCGACCGCTCCGAGACCCGCACCGCGGAGGCGCTGCGCGCCGCGCTCACCAGCATCGCCACCCCCGGTGCCGGCCTGGCCGCGGTCCGCTCCGCCGCGCCGGCCGCGGTCACGCTCACGGGTGAGCCGGATGCCGAGCGGCAGGCCGCCCTGACCGCACTGCTCGAGGACGAGCAGAAGCTGGTCCCGTTCTCCTCCGTGCTCGAGGAGCCGGAGCTGATGCTGGTGCCGGAGCGCATCCGGATCCTGCGTCTCACCGGCGTGGGCCCGACCGACGAGGAGCTCGCCGTCGCGCTGCAGACGCACCGCGAGTCCACCCGTGCGACGCTGGGCGCGGTGAGCATTCAGAAGCCGTCCGCGATCCAGCTGTTCACCGCGGCGGCGCCGCTGCCGGTGTGGGTGCGCAACGACCTGCCCTGGCCGGTGCGGGTGACGCTCACCACGCAGCCCAGCGACCCGCGGCTGAAGGTGCAGCGCACCACCGAGGTGAAGGCCCTCGCCGCCAGCAACACGCGGGTGACCGTGCCGGTGGAGGCCCGGGTCGCCAGCGGAGAGCTGCGGGTGGAGTTCCGCCTGCACAGCCCGACCGGGGTGCCGATCGACGTGCCGCAGTCCGCGCGGGTGACGCTGCGGGCCGACTGGGAGGGCATCGGCCTGGTCGTCCTCGGCGGCATCATCGTGGTGCTGCTCGGCCTGGGCGTGCTCCGCACCGTGCTGCGCAAGCGCCGGGAGGCGCGGCAGGCGGAGGAACCGGCACCCGGGAACCCGCCGGGAACCTGA